Proteins encoded in a region of the Vicinamibacterales bacterium genome:
- a CDS encoding pyridoxal-phosphate dependent enzyme, whose amino-acid sequence MREKRVFANILEAIGDTPMVRVNRITKGVKGTVYAKIETTNPGNSIKDRMAVKMIEDAEKSGALKPGGTIIEGTSGNTGMGLAIAAVIKGYKCVFTTTDKQSKEKADALKAFGAEVIVCPTNVDPDDPRSYYSVSSRLVREVPNSWKANQYDNLSNSQAHYEQTGPEIWDQTDGKITHLVVGVGTGGTISGVGRYLKEKNPTIKVWGIDTYGSVLKKYKDTGILDKNEIYPYITEGIGEDFLPKNVDFSVIDHFEKVTDKDAAVMTRRIAREEGIFAGNSAGSAMAGLLQLKEHFTDGDVIVVIFHDHGSRYLGKMFNDDWMREKGFFEKSGMTARDLVASGVSGELLSIECHQPVEAAVHLMGEHDFSQLSITHEGRLVGSLNETHLYSELVKNPLIKTEPVESIMQPAFPFVDVSTPVDLLATMITPAMPAVLVRDFKTDKTFIITRSDIIRVIV is encoded by the coding sequence GTGCGCGAGAAGCGAGTCTTCGCCAATATCCTCGAGGCGATCGGCGACACGCCGATGGTCCGCGTCAACCGGATCACGAAGGGAGTCAAGGGCACCGTCTACGCCAAGATCGAAACCACGAACCCGGGCAACTCGATCAAGGACCGCATGGCGGTCAAGATGATCGAGGACGCCGAGAAGAGCGGGGCGCTGAAGCCCGGCGGCACCATCATCGAAGGGACCTCGGGCAACACCGGCATGGGGCTGGCGATCGCGGCGGTGATCAAAGGCTACAAGTGCGTCTTCACCACGACCGACAAGCAGTCGAAGGAGAAGGCCGACGCGCTCAAGGCCTTCGGCGCGGAGGTCATCGTCTGCCCGACGAACGTCGATCCGGACGATCCGCGATCCTACTATTCGGTCTCGTCGCGCCTGGTGCGCGAGGTGCCCAACTCGTGGAAGGCGAACCAGTACGACAACCTGTCGAATTCGCAGGCGCACTACGAGCAGACCGGGCCGGAGATCTGGGACCAGACGGACGGGAAGATCACGCACCTCGTCGTCGGCGTCGGCACGGGGGGAACGATCAGCGGAGTCGGCCGCTACCTGAAAGAGAAGAATCCGACGATCAAGGTGTGGGGGATCGACACCTACGGCTCGGTGCTGAAGAAGTACAAGGACACCGGCATCCTCGACAAGAACGAGATCTATCCGTACATCACCGAAGGCATCGGCGAGGATTTCCTGCCGAAGAACGTCGACTTCTCGGTGATCGATCACTTCGAGAAGGTCACCGACAAGGACGCCGCGGTGATGACCCGGCGCATCGCCCGCGAGGAAGGCATCTTCGCCGGCAACTCCGCTGGCTCGGCGATGGCCGGCCTGCTGCAGCTGAAGGAGCACTTCACCGACGGCGACGTCATCGTGGTCATCTTCCACGACCACGGGTCGCGCTATCTCGGCAAGATGTTCAACGACGACTGGATGCGCGAGAAGGGCTTCTTCGAGAAGAGCGGCATGACGGCGCGCGATCTGGTGGCGTCAGGCGTGTCGGGCGAGCTGCTGTCGATCGAATGCCATCAGCCGGTCGAGGCGGCTGTGCATCTGATGGGGGAGCACGACTTCTCGCAGCTCTCGATCACCCATGAAGGGCGACTGGTGGGATCGCTCAACGAGACGCATCTCTACTCCGAGCTGGTGAAGAATCCTCTCATCAAGACCGAGCCGGTGGAGTCGATCATGCAGCCGGCGTTCCCGTTCGTCGACGTGTCGACGCCGGTCGATCTGCTGGCCACGATGATCACTCCCGCCATGCCGGCCGTGCTCGTGCGCGACTTCAAGACCGACAAGACCTTCATCATCACGCGGTCGGACATCATTCGGGTGATCGTCTAG
- a CDS encoding PadR family transcriptional regulator: MAPQADLLPGTLDVLILKAVSLGSLHGYGVLLRIEQITRGALLVEQGALYPALYRLEHQGLIAGEWGVSDNNRRARFYSLTAAGRRRLREQTDSWNRLAAAMAAALQSRPSEG, from the coding sequence ATGGCGCCGCAGGCGGATCTGCTTCCAGGCACGCTCGATGTTCTGATCCTCAAAGCGGTCTCGCTCGGGTCGCTTCACGGCTACGGCGTGCTGCTGCGCATCGAGCAGATCACCCGTGGCGCGCTGCTGGTGGAACAGGGGGCGCTCTACCCCGCCCTGTATCGCCTCGAGCACCAGGGATTGATCGCCGGCGAGTGGGGGGTCTCGGACAACAACCGCCGCGCCAGGTTCTACAGCCTCACCGCCGCGGGGCGCCGCCGTCTGCGCGAGCAGACGGACAGCTGGAACCGGCTGGCCGCCGCGATGGCGGCCGCGCTCCAGTCGCGGCCGTCGGAAGGCTGA
- a CDS encoding ABC transporter permease, with protein sequence MLRRLRSLWRAVRRREAFESQMADEMRFHLESRVADLEANGLTPAQAQRQARLEFGNPAAIEDRCRDARRINLLDDLVADVRFAIRGFNQNRLLSAVIVLTLTFGIGISSGVFTIFSRIALQPPVGTDPGSFLQVYAASTTERTKVPTLGALSVEEYVAFRDGVRAVRALSAFSEVRAHIGVDAAAAATLQLVTCNHFEVYGLERPARGRLLQPADCETAAPVLVLSHTGWLTRFGADEGVIGRTVSVAGVPVTIVGIAPPSDASLKFGAGWLPYTLRGRMQIGPDPRLMAGGHHGHDRWLMVSGRLAPEATRAQAAAEMAVIAARNDLAHPGRTSSVVVTNGATVNEPRIRATVLAVIGMTMAALSCLVLIACANVATLLLSRAEARQKEVAVRISLGAGRGRVMRMLLTETLTLAAVAGAASVYVAYQLPRLIIDWLAGTVLETRMTPDWRAFAYLAATVCLAGVAAGLAPAFETMRVDVLDSLKGRRSLFGSRSGSRFRSALVAVQVGLSFVLVVGSALFLATHYQTRNWQTGFETERVLMPRVTYRTAGGVSRPSPAELSGVLRAVPGTGAVVFAQTAPVFGSARADIVAPDGSVRTVSANEVSPGFFTALDLPILRGRALDEGDRPCEHDDCQIVISESFARRILNTQDPVGQAVRTRSGVTWRIVGVARDTATEEAGRPDGPQAYLPWIPDGRPYQALVRVSGDPSTCAPAVAAALRARFPGAFVDSYTLRWPIDSWIEEIGKVEALVVGLSGAAVALAAIGIFGVVSFAIARRRQELGVRLALGAGRREIHATVIRSTFTPVAIGLIGGLALAVPAGLVMGGSILKLRVGAAAANPLIYAAAALVLLAIIGLALAIPARRAAAIDPLTALRSE encoded by the coding sequence ATGCTCAGACGGCTGCGTTCGCTGTGGCGCGCGGTGCGGCGCCGCGAGGCCTTCGAATCGCAGATGGCCGACGAGATGCGGTTTCACCTCGAGAGCCGCGTCGCCGATCTGGAGGCGAACGGGCTGACGCCCGCTCAGGCGCAGCGCCAGGCCCGCCTCGAGTTCGGCAATCCGGCCGCGATCGAAGATCGCTGTCGCGACGCGCGCCGGATCAATCTGCTCGACGACCTGGTCGCCGACGTGCGGTTCGCGATCCGTGGCTTCAATCAGAACCGGCTGCTCTCGGCCGTCATCGTCCTGACGTTGACCTTCGGCATCGGCATCAGCAGCGGCGTGTTCACGATCTTCTCGCGGATCGCGCTGCAACCGCCCGTCGGCACGGATCCGGGCAGCTTTCTGCAGGTGTACGCCGCCTCGACGACCGAGCGGACGAAGGTCCCGACGCTCGGGGCGCTGAGCGTGGAGGAATACGTCGCGTTTCGCGATGGTGTTCGAGCCGTGCGCGCGCTGTCGGCCTTCAGTGAAGTCCGCGCGCACATCGGCGTCGACGCAGCGGCCGCGGCGACCCTGCAGCTGGTCACGTGCAATCACTTCGAGGTCTACGGCCTCGAGCGTCCCGCGCGCGGCCGGTTGCTCCAGCCCGCTGATTGCGAGACCGCGGCTCCGGTACTCGTGTTGTCGCATACCGGGTGGCTCACCCGCTTCGGCGCCGATGAAGGCGTGATCGGCCGCACGGTGTCCGTGGCGGGCGTGCCGGTCACCATCGTCGGCATCGCACCTCCCTCCGACGCGTCGCTGAAGTTCGGGGCCGGCTGGCTCCCCTACACGCTCCGCGGCCGGATGCAGATCGGCCCCGATCCCCGGCTGATGGCCGGCGGCCACCACGGCCACGATCGCTGGCTGATGGTGAGCGGAAGGCTCGCCCCCGAGGCCACCCGCGCGCAGGCCGCCGCGGAAATGGCGGTCATCGCCGCGCGGAACGATCTCGCGCACCCGGGACGCACGAGCAGCGTCGTCGTGACCAACGGCGCGACCGTGAACGAGCCCAGGATCCGGGCGACGGTTCTGGCAGTGATCGGTATGACCATGGCCGCGCTCTCCTGCCTGGTCCTGATCGCGTGTGCCAACGTCGCGACGCTGCTGTTGTCGCGCGCGGAAGCGCGGCAGAAGGAAGTCGCGGTCCGGATCTCGCTCGGCGCGGGGCGCGGACGCGTGATGCGGATGCTGCTCACCGAGACGCTGACACTGGCCGCGGTCGCCGGCGCCGCGAGCGTGTATGTCGCCTATCAGTTGCCCCGACTGATCATCGACTGGCTCGCAGGAACGGTACTCGAAACACGGATGACGCCCGACTGGCGCGCGTTCGCGTACCTCGCCGCGACGGTGTGCCTGGCGGGGGTCGCCGCCGGCCTCGCGCCGGCGTTCGAGACGATGCGCGTCGACGTCCTGGATTCGCTGAAGGGACGCCGATCGTTGTTCGGATCGCGGAGCGGGTCGCGCTTCCGCAGCGCGCTGGTCGCCGTTCAGGTCGGGTTGAGCTTCGTCCTCGTCGTCGGATCGGCGCTGTTCCTCGCCACGCACTATCAGACGCGCAACTGGCAGACCGGCTTCGAGACCGAGCGCGTCCTCATGCCGCGCGTCACTTACCGGACGGCGGGAGGTGTGAGCCGTCCGTCGCCGGCCGAACTCTCCGGTGTGCTGCGCGCTGTCCCGGGCACGGGCGCCGTCGTGTTCGCCCAGACGGCGCCGGTGTTCGGATCGGCCCGGGCCGACATCGTCGCGCCCGACGGGAGTGTGCGCACCGTGTCCGCCAACGAAGTCTCTCCCGGATTCTTCACGGCGCTGGACCTGCCCATCCTGCGCGGCCGCGCGCTCGACGAAGGGGATCGGCCCTGCGAGCACGACGACTGCCAGATCGTGATTTCGGAGTCGTTCGCGCGGCGGATCCTGAACACGCAGGATCCGGTCGGCCAGGCGGTTCGTACCAGGTCCGGCGTCACGTGGCGGATCGTGGGCGTGGCCCGCGACACGGCGACCGAGGAGGCCGGCCGGCCGGACGGGCCGCAGGCGTACCTGCCATGGATACCGGATGGACGTCCGTACCAGGCGCTCGTCCGGGTCTCAGGAGATCCGTCGACCTGCGCGCCAGCCGTCGCCGCGGCGCTTCGCGCCCGGTTTCCCGGTGCGTTCGTCGACAGCTACACGCTGCGCTGGCCGATCGACAGCTGGATTGAGGAGATCGGCAAGGTCGAGGCGCTGGTCGTCGGGCTGAGCGGCGCCGCGGTCGCGCTCGCCGCGATCGGGATCTTCGGGGTGGTGTCGTTCGCGATCGCGCGGCGACGACAGGAGCTTGGCGTCCGCCTGGCCCTCGGCGCCGGGCGGCGCGAGATCCACGCCACCGTGATCCGAAGCACGTTCACGCCCGTCGCCATCGGCCTCATCGGCGGCCTGGCATTGGCGGTCCCGGCTGGATTGGTGATGGGCGGCTCGATCCTCAAGCTGCGCGTCGGCGCCGCGGCCGCCAATCCGCTGATCTACGCCGCCGCCGCGCTGGTGCTGCTCGCGATCATCGGCCTCGCGCTGGCCATCCCCGCCCGCCGCGCCGCGGCCATCGATCCTCTCACTGCGCTGCGCAGCGAATAA
- a CDS encoding BON domain-containing protein, with product MSVLFCGAVFALTTAGLAAQTATQDAKEKTKAAASQSGEVITDAAITSAVKTKLLGDPDVKGLNIDVDTTNGVVTLTGVVHTAAERTEALRLARSTKGVKNVKNNLKLEPRRAGADTTTTATTGRTDKDDKLKVEIKDDTKESAAKVKDASKKAGEKTKDAASKSGEVITDAAITSAVKTKFLADSTVPGLKIDVDTKDGVVTLTGTVKSAAEKAEAVRLAKTTKGVKSVVDKLTVQQ from the coding sequence ATGAGCGTTCTGTTTTGCGGCGCCGTGTTCGCGCTGACGACAGCGGGGCTCGCGGCCCAGACCGCCACCCAGGACGCGAAGGAGAAGACCAAGGCGGCGGCCAGTCAGAGCGGCGAGGTGATCACCGACGCGGCGATTACCAGCGCGGTGAAGACCAAGCTGCTGGGCGATCCGGACGTCAAGGGGCTCAACATCGACGTCGACACCACCAACGGCGTGGTGACGCTCACCGGCGTCGTCCACACCGCGGCGGAGCGCACCGAGGCGCTGCGTCTCGCCCGCAGCACCAAGGGGGTCAAGAACGTCAAGAACAACCTCAAGCTGGAGCCGCGCCGCGCCGGCGCCGACACCACGACGACGGCGACGACGGGCCGGACCGACAAGGACGACAAGCTGAAGGTGGAGATCAAGGACGACACCAAGGAGTCGGCCGCGAAGGTCAAGGACGCCAGCAAGAAGGCGGGGGAGAAGACCAAGGACGCCGCCAGCAAGTCCGGCGAGGTGATCACTGACGCGGCGATCACCTCCGCGGTGAAGACCAAGTTCCTCGCCGACAGCACGGTGCCCGGCCTGAAGATCGACGTCGACACCAAGGACGGCGTCGTCACGTTGACCGGCACGGTGAAGAGCGCGGCGGAGAAGGCCGAAGCCGTCCGCCTCGCCAAGACGACCAAGGGCGTGAAGTCGGTCGTCGACAAGCTGACCGTTCAGCAGTAG